One genomic window of Conger conger chromosome 9, fConCon1.1, whole genome shotgun sequence includes the following:
- the c9h7orf25 gene encoding UPF0415 protein C7orf25 homolog produces the protein MATHSMLQDRIRVAQDLLGRVEQLCNRQQRSVEGRAKLCSKLRAELKFLQKVEAGKVVIKESHLQSTNLTHLKAIVESAESLEDVVSVLHVFTYEGAGGQKQTLVVDVVANAGHTWVKAIGRKAEALHNIWQGRGQYGDKSVVRQAEDFLQASRQQTVQYSDPHIIFAFYNGVSSPMADRLGEMGISVRGDIVGVNSVAGADEGGAREEGSEEEDDEDGSCGEEEEGGRDEEGQGEEDEEDDGDEDDALHTRVDRATVVASLAFPTEVKVDVCKRANLDITTLITYVSSLSHGNCHLAFREQVLTEQAAQERQEKVLPRLEEFMQGKELFACQSAVHDFRVILDTLGGPGEKARAEQLLARLRVVADQPSERTQRLAPSSKVNRRSLTIFGTGDSLRAVTMTANSGFVRAAANQGVRYTVFIHQPRALTEGKEWRATPI, from the coding sequence ATGGCAACGCACTCAATGCTGCAGGATCGAATCAGAGTGGCTCAGGACCTCCTGGGGCGGGTGGAGCAGCTGTGCAACCGGCAGCAGCGCAGCGTGGAGGGCCGGGCCAAGCTCTGCAGCAAGTTGCGGGCGGAGCTCAAGTTCCTGCAGAAGGTGGAGGCCGGCAAGGTGGTGATCAAGGAGTCGCACCTGCAGAGCACCAACCTCACCCACCTGAAGGCCATCGTGGAGTCCGCCGAGAGCCTGGAGGACGTGGTGAGCGTGCTGCACGTCTTCACCTACGAGGGCGCGGGCGGGCAGAAGCAGACGCTGGTGGTGGACGTGGTGGCCAACGCCGGCCACACCTGGGTGAAGGCCATCGGGCGCAAGGCCGAGGCCCTCCACAACATCTGGCAGGGCCGCGGGCAGTACGGGGACAAGAGCGTGGTGCGGCAGGCCGAGGACTTCCTGCAGGCCAGCCGGCAGCAGACGGTGCAGTACAGCGACCCCCACATCATATTCGCCTTCTACAACGGCGTGTCCAGCCCCATGGCCGACCGGCTCGGGGAGATGGGCATCTCCGTGCGCGGCGACATCGTCGGCGTCAACTCGGTCGCCGGGGCCGACGAGGGCGGCGCCCGGGAGGAGGGGAGCGAGGAGGAGGACGACGAGGACGGCAGCTGcggcgaggaagaggagggcggCAGGGATGAGGAGGGCCAGggcgaggaggacgaggaggacgacGGAGACGAGGACGACGCCCTGCACACCCGGGTGGACCGCGCCACCGTGGTGGCCAGCCTGGCCTTCCCCACGGAGGTGAAGGTGGACGTGTGCAAGCGGGCCAACCTGGACATCACCACGCTCATCACGTACGTGTCCTCGCTCAGCCACGGCAACTGCCACCTGGCCTTCCGCGAGCAGGTGCTGACGGAGCAGGCGGCGCAGGAGCGCCAGGAGAAGGTGCTGCCCCGGCTGGAGGAGTTCATGCAGGGCAAGGAGCTGTTCGCCTGCCAGTCGGCCGTGCACGACTTCCGGGTGATCCTGGACACGCTGGGGGGCCCGGGCGAGAAGGCCCGGGCGGAGCAGCTGCTGGCCCGCCTGCGGGTGGTGGCCGACCAGCCGTCGGAGCGCACGCAGCGCCTGGCGCCCAGCTCCAAGGTCAACCGCCGCTCGCTCACCATCTTCGGCACCGGCGACTCGCTGCGCGCCGTCACCATGACGGCCAACAGCGGCTTCGTCCGGGCGGCCGCCAACCAGGGCGTGCGCTACACCGTGTTCATCCACCAGCCGCGCGCGCTCACCGAGGGCAAGGAGTGGAGGGCCACCCCCATATGA